The sequence CTATTCCATAGATAGAGAGGGTTATGTATTTTTTTTTAATCTTAATCAACCTATTTAGCACTTTAGTATTGCTAAAATCAATTTCTGGTAATATGTACTGAGCATTTTTTCCAATCATATCAGTTTGATTGATCTTAACTATTTTTTCAGCACTACCGTTACACGAAGTTACAGTATTGTCCTTATCAACACAAATTACTCCTTTATCCATCAAACTCAAGAGAGTATCAAACTGATTCTTTAAAATATTTGACTTACTTAAAAGATATTCTACACCCACATTAGTAGACACCAAGGTTCCAAAGTAATCCCTCGTACTTTTTTTTGTAAGGTATTCCTCTAGTCCTAGGGCTACTAATAACTCTATAACAGTATTTTTGTCAATCAGCCTATGTCCTAAATCATATGTCTTTTTAGCCTTTTCGGGAACAAAACGTAACTCGCCAGTTGTAATGGCTACTTCAGCATCAGGAACTTTTTCCATATTAGGGTAAACTGGGAAAAACTTCAGATAATCAAATCCCAATTGGTACAACAAGGTTATAGTTTCCAAGGACATTTCAAGACTTAGGTTTACCATCATAACTGTATCCATATTACCTAAGGATTTCAAAGTGTCATATCCTTTTTTCGATAGTGTAAGTTTTGCTATAACGATATTAAAATCCTTGTCAATGTATTTCTTTAGTATCTCGTATTGAGATTGAGTACTAATCAAAATAGCATCTAGTCTTTTAAGGTTCTCTATCTTCTCTATGTTATCAAAGTCATTATTCTCAAAAGAGAATGTCAGTATCTCTACTTCTGAATCCAAAACCTTTGAAAGCTGATCTCTATAAGTTTGTCCCACATCTACACTTAAGGTTATAATACCTAATCTTTTTTTCATAGTCCTCCCCCTCTAATGCCTGAATGAATTTTCCCTCATCTTTATATTATTATCAAAAATCATATTTTACAAGGATTTAATCTTGATATAACAAGATTAGGATTAAATGGGTTATCTGAAAACAGATAACCCATTTAATGCTTGTTTTATATTAGGGACAAGTTTTTTCCCAAGTAATTTTAAACATTAGCAAAAACAGTTATTAGGATGTTTATATAAATATGACTTAGCTTATTTTAATCTAAAAGAAAACATTTTTCAATTTTGGCACACTTTTTGCATAATAGTCACATATAGAGGGATAGGCGTGTTGAAATCACTTACACAGTACTTCTGTTTAAAAAAATAAAACAATGAAAGGTAGGAGTTATACATGTACAATAATTTTGAAACTAAAGCTATTCATCAGGGTAACGAGAAAAATGCTTTTGGGTCATTAACAACACCAATTTTCCAAACCTCCACATTTGTATTTGATAATGCCGAACAAGGAGGGGATAGATTCGCAGGAAGACATGATGGATATATGTATACTCGTCTTGGGAATCCAACTGTACGTACTCTTGAGAAAAAGCTTGCAGCCATGGAAGATGGCGAATCATGCGTGGCATTTTCTTCAGGTATGGGCGCGATATCAGGAACTCTATTAAGCTTTCTTAGCAGCGGTGATCACATAGTTGCTGATAAAATGTTATACGGCTGTACTTTTTCCCTTATGGCCCATACATTTAGTAGATTTGATATTGAAGTTGACTTTATAGATTGTAGTGATATAAACTCAGTTATTCAATCTATCAAATCTAACACCAAGGTGGTATATTTCGAGACCCCAGCCAATCCAAGTATGAAAATAGTTGATATCAATAAATTATGTATTGAGGTACATAAAAAGAAATCAGACTGTAAAATTGTGGTTGATAATACTTTCGCTACACCATATATTACACAACCGTTAAAATTAGGTGCGGATATCGTTTTGCATTCTGCAACGAAATACCTAAATGGTCATGGCGATGTAGTTGCAGGTATGGCAGTTGGCAAAAAAGATGTAATGGATCAAATTCGTAGTATTGGTCTCAAAGATATCACAGGAGCAGTTTTAAGTCCTAATGATGCTTTTCTAATCCTTAGGGGACTAAAAACTCTAAAACATCGTATGGATGCCCACTCTTACAATGCACAAATGGTTGCTGAATTCCTTGAAAGTCATGAAATGATTGAAAATGTATACTATCCAGGTTTGCCGTCTAATTCAGGATATAAGATTGCAAAAAAACAAATGAGAAAATTTGGTGGTGTAATATCATTTGAAGTTAAAGGTGGGTTCAATGATGCAATAAACCTAATTAATAATCTTCACTTATGTACCCTTGCAGTAAGCTTAGGAGATGTTGAAACATTGATACAGCATCCTGGGTCTATGACACACTCTGCATACTCTAAAGAAGAAATAGAAGCAGCAGGCTTTTCTGATGGATTAATTCGCTTATCTGTAGGGTTAGAAAATTATCAAGATATTATTGATGATTTGTTACATGGATTAAGTTTAATTAGAGCGTAACACCATTTCCGATTTTTCTCTTAAGACCCACTCCCACCTTTTTATTTTATATGGATTAATTGCGACATAACGTTTTCGTGTTTACGACCCTCGGACTCAGCAGCTCCATGGGCGCGCTTCCCTATATTTTCAGCCTTCTTTTTCTTCTGGAAAAAAGCAATATAACCCTAAACAAATAACTGCCAAACTAAGTAGTTTAACCGCATCATTTGAAGAAATCACTCCCAAGAGATTCAAAACAAAAGTTCCGACACCTATTGAAATAGCTACGCATTTTATAAAAAGAGAAAATATTTGCTTTAAATCTCGTCTTTCAAGCTGTTGAAATCCGTTTTTACTATTTTCTCTACCCTGCATTAACCCTTCAACAGATACACCAAGTACTTCTGCAAGTTTAGGAATAGTGCTTATGTCAGGACAGGAAATATTGCGTTCCCATTTTGATACTGCCTTATCTGTTACTCCCAATCTTTTTGCTAGTACTGCTTGTGTCATATCATTTTCTTTTCTATGTTCGGAAATTACTTCTCCCATAGATTTATTTTCCATTTTAAATCACTCCTCGTATGTTTTGTATAAATACATCTTAAATCACAAATGCAGTTTACTCAACCTACCACAAGTAGAACCAAGTAAATAGATGGTTTAGTAGCAGTTTAGTGTTTGCTTTCCTCGCAAATAATGTTCTTCCTCCTAATATGTAATAAACTTTTACTTCCTTTAAAATATCTTGACGATTTGCCGGTAGCCATCCTCTGTTATAACTACACCCTTAGTTAGGACGATAGCGCAAAAAAGCCTACGCATTATTTGCCTAGGCTTTCTATCTCCATAACTTGTAAGGGCTAGGGTGGGATTATTTACATCCTTTTATTCCATTGAAATTGAGCTACTCTATTCACTGCTGCTAAAAATAATGTTACTGTTGCAGCCCCATAGGAAATAGCTCCGCTTCTAAGTACTATTCCTATGAACGCAATTATAAATAATGTAATGTAAGTTATTATTAATGTAAACCTTGCTGCCCTACCTTGAATTGCGTGATTACGCTCATCATCAGACAGAATCTTAATTTCACCCTTTAATTTTGGATCCTTCTTAAACTGATACAATTCTCCTAATATCATTAAAATGGCTGAACCTAAAGCTGCTGCTATGAAACGCAAACCGTTATTTTCTCCTCCGAAAAGCACATATACCGTACCTCCTAGGAAGTAACCTACTATGGCCAGAATAAATAATCTCCTGTAATACCTACTCACCTTTTCCACCATTTTCATCCCCCTCATAAATAAATATTTCCTCAATACTCATCTTAAAGTAACAAGCAATTTTGAAAGCAAGCTGAATAGATGGATTATACTTCCCGTTTTCTAAAGAACTAATAGTCTGTCTTGAAACCTGTAATATTTCAGCAAGTTCATCCTGCTTTAAAGCTCGTTTCTTACGGATCTCTTCCAAGCGATTCTTCAATAGCCTACCTCCTTTAACGTAAAGCTTCCTTTACATTAAAGATATACTACTACTAATAATTTGTCAAGCCAACTTTACATATATTTCTGAAATTTTGACTAGTTTTATCCCATGGCGATAGTGGATAATGACCACACAACGGACTTTCATCGCCAAGTTAACGCACATCCGGCGCACCAAAAATAATACCGCTCAAGCTGAGCGGTA comes from Alkalicella caledoniensis and encodes:
- the megL gene encoding methionine gamma-lyase; this encodes MYNNFETKAIHQGNEKNAFGSLTTPIFQTSTFVFDNAEQGGDRFAGRHDGYMYTRLGNPTVRTLEKKLAAMEDGESCVAFSSGMGAISGTLLSFLSSGDHIVADKMLYGCTFSLMAHTFSRFDIEVDFIDCSDINSVIQSIKSNTKVVYFETPANPSMKIVDINKLCIEVHKKKSDCKIVVDNTFATPYITQPLKLGADIVLHSATKYLNGHGDVVAGMAVGKKDVMDQIRSIGLKDITGAVLSPNDAFLILRGLKTLKHRMDAHSYNAQMVAEFLESHEMIENVYYPGLPSNSGYKIAKKQMRKFGGVISFEVKGGFNDAINLINNLHLCTLAVSLGDVETLIQHPGSMTHSAYSKEEIEAAGFSDGLIRLSVGLENYQDIIDDLLHGLSLIRA
- a CDS encoding helix-turn-helix transcriptional regulator, with the protein product MKNRLEEIRKKRALKQDELAEILQVSRQTISSLENGKYNPSIQLAFKIACYFKMSIEEIFIYEGDENGGKGE
- a CDS encoding DUF2178 domain-containing protein encodes the protein MVEKVSRYYRRLFILAIVGYFLGGTVYVLFGGENNGLRFIAAALGSAILMILGELYQFKKDPKLKGEIKILSDDERNHAIQGRAARFTLIITYITLFIIAFIGIVLRSGAISYGAATVTLFLAAVNRVAQFQWNKRM
- a CDS encoding helix-turn-helix domain-containing protein translates to MENKSMGEVISEHRKENDMTQAVLAKRLGVTDKAVSKWERNISCPDISTIPKLAEVLGVSVEGLMQGRENSKNGFQQLERRDLKQIFSLFIKCVAISIGVGTFVLNLLGVISSNDAVKLLSLAVICLGLYCFFPEEKEG